One Pempheris klunzingeri isolate RE-2024b chromosome 22, fPemKlu1.hap1, whole genome shotgun sequence DNA segment encodes these proteins:
- the socs2 gene encoding suppressor of cytokine signaling 2 — protein MTCQSSESTQTIESNRRADNNSRTVESDERRIASAMKDLRNTGWYWGSLTANEAKEILQDASEGTFLVRDSSQRDYLFTISAMTSAGPTNLRIEYKHGKFKLDSVVLVKPKLKQFDSVVHLVEHYVRLSRTGDKAAASNSTPAAAAAPNGTVQLLLTRPVYTATPPLQHLCRIAINRRTRRVQDLPLPNRLKDYLTDYSYHV, from the exons ATGACCTGCCAGTCCTCCGAGTCCACACAAACCATAGAGAGCAACAGACGAGCCGACAACAACTCCAGGACTGTGGAATCAGACGAGAGGCGCATCGCCTCAGCCATGAAGGACCTGAGGAACAccg GTTGGTACTGGGGCAGTCTGACCGCTAACGAGGCCAAAGAGATCCTCCAGGACGCCTCGGAGGGCACCTTCCTGGTGCGGGACAGCTCTCAGCGGGACTACCTGTTCACCATCTCCGCCATGACGTCGGCGGGTCCCACCAACCTGCGGATCGAGTACAAACACGGCAAATTCAAGCTGGACTCGGTGGTCCTGGTGAAGCCGAAGCTGAAGCAGTTCGACAGCGTGGTGCACCTGGTGGAGCACTACGTCCGCCTGTCCAGGACCGGAGACAAGGCGGCCGCGTCCAACTCTACACCcgcggcggcggcggcgcccAACGGCACcgtgcagctgctgctcaccaGGCCGGTGTACACCGCCACGCCGCCGCTGCAGCACCTCTGCCGCATCGCCATCAACCGCAGGACGCGGCGGGTTCAGGACCTGCCGCTGCCCAACAGACTGAAGGACTACCTGACGGACTACTCCTACCACGTGTAG